Proteins encoded together in one Peribacillus asahii window:
- a CDS encoding AbrB family transcriptional regulator has protein sequence MAITKSYLLTAVLGVIGAYVFQLLHIPMPWLLGPLLTILVLQLTTPLSLKWNKHFRNFGLVIAGYSIGHAFTLEALADIRLYLPAMISLNVLYIILFILISWVIVKRVKVDQLTALTSCVPGGMTQIVAYAEEQGSKHITMITFYQVLRVLCIVGFVPMLVVGSSSSSSPSVSDVHYTLPFLLFFALSYIAGFIAMKIKIPTGYMLGPVFLFMGLQLATIEIPEIPVSALHVAQIVLGIYIGLLMKKESLHLSKKLIFYAFVSSFLYIASAFGLALLVMQFYPLDFKTSFLSIVPGGLDQMGIISASVHADSTIVTAFQLFRVLVVSIAIVPSIKYFTSKRQIAPDTR, from the coding sequence ATGGCAATAACCAAAAGCTATTTATTAACTGCAGTACTTGGTGTCATTGGCGCCTATGTTTTTCAATTGTTACATATCCCAATGCCGTGGCTTCTTGGTCCATTGCTAACAATATTAGTTTTACAATTAACGACCCCGCTTTCTTTAAAATGGAATAAACACTTTCGAAATTTTGGTTTAGTTATTGCTGGGTATTCGATTGGCCATGCCTTTACTCTTGAGGCACTTGCAGATATTCGGCTTTATTTACCTGCGATGATTTCATTAAATGTCCTTTATATCATTTTATTTATTCTCATCAGCTGGGTTATAGTTAAACGTGTGAAAGTTGACCAACTTACCGCGCTTACTAGCTGTGTGCCTGGCGGTATGACACAAATTGTTGCTTATGCTGAAGAACAAGGTAGTAAACATATTACGATGATTACGTTTTATCAAGTGCTCCGTGTACTCTGCATTGTCGGCTTTGTACCAATGCTCGTTGTAGGTAGTAGCAGCAGCTCGAGCCCATCTGTTTCAGACGTGCATTACACGTTGCCGTTTTTATTGTTTTTTGCTTTAAGTTACATTGCTGGCTTTATCGCCATGAAAATCAAAATCCCTACCGGCTATATGCTTGGTCCGGTATTTTTATTTATGGGCTTACAACTTGCAACTATCGAAATTCCGGAAATTCCGGTAAGCGCACTCCATGTTGCACAAATTGTGCTGGGGATTTATATCGGATTGCTTATGAAAAAAGAGAGTCTTCACCTATCGAAAAAGCTGATTTTCTATGCGTTCGTTTCGTCGTTTCTATATATCGCAAGTGCGTTCGGCCTCGCTCTATTAGTAATGCAATTTTATCCGCTCGACTTTAAAACGAGCTTTTTAAGTATCGTGCCTGGTGGCCTCGATCAAATGGGAATTATTTCTGCGTCAGTTCATGCTGACAGTACTATTGTTACAGCCTTTCAATTGTTCCGCGTTCTAGTAGTCTCTATTGCGATTGTTCCATCTATTAAATATTTCACAAGTAAACGTCAAATAGCCCCGGATACACGATAA
- a CDS encoding 3-ketoacyl-ACP reductase, whose protein sequence is MPALNGKTALITGAGRGIGKATALALAKEGVNLGLIGLNMTNLEELSSELQQFDIKVSAASADVSDLEAVNHAVAHIKSELGDIDILVNNAGIAKFGGFLELTPEEWERIIRVNLMGVYNVTRAVLPDMIERKSGDIVNISSTAGQKGAPVTSAYSASKFGVLGLTESLMLEVRKHNIRVTALTPSTVATDLAYEANLISGNAENVMKPEDLAELLVAGLKLNPRVVVKTAGLWTNNP, encoded by the coding sequence ATGCCCGCATTAAATGGGAAAACTGCTCTAATTACTGGGGCTGGTAGAGGAATCGGAAAAGCAACTGCATTGGCATTAGCAAAAGAAGGTGTGAATCTTGGCTTGATTGGTTTAAATATGACTAATCTTGAAGAGCTATCAAGTGAATTACAACAATTTGATATAAAAGTGTCAGCAGCATCTGCGGATGTATCGGATCTTGAAGCCGTTAATCATGCTGTTGCTCATATCAAATCAGAACTTGGAGACATTGATATCTTAGTTAACAATGCAGGGATAGCTAAGTTTGGAGGCTTTCTTGAGTTGACCCCAGAAGAATGGGAAAGAATCATTCGAGTAAACTTAATGGGAGTATACAATGTTACAAGGGCTGTTTTACCTGATATGATTGAAAGAAAATCAGGTGATATCGTGAATATCTCTTCGACGGCTGGACAAAAAGGAGCACCTGTTACGAGTGCTTACAGCGCTTCTAAATTTGGCGTTTTAGGTTTAACTGAGTCCCTTATGTTAGAGGTAAGAAAACATAATATCCGTGTTACTGCTTTAACACCAAGTACAGTTGCAACTGATTTAGCCTATGAAGCTAACCTTATTTCTGGGAACGCCGAAAATGTCATGAAACCAGAAGACTTAGCTGAACTTCTTGTAGCTGGATTAAAACTAAATCCAAGAGTTGTTGTAAAAACTGCGGGATTATGGACAAATAATCCTTAA
- a CDS encoding DinB family protein codes for MEQTIIRHMETVRRITEQTMKNIPEEISDTIPKGFNNNIRWNFGHIAFVQEKIVFGISNEEMNIPKNYELLFSAGTKPTEWEVTPPSFAELAEVLTEQKTRIKNFIPGRLHEKLPTPFTNRGGITFYTVGEAFLFSFYHEALHIETIKRLYRAISSYSGNLQQK; via the coding sequence TTGGAACAAACCATTATTCGTCATATGGAAACCGTGCGTAGAATAACTGAGCAAACAATGAAAAACATTCCGGAAGAAATTTCCGATACCATTCCAAAAGGTTTTAACAACAATATTCGTTGGAACTTTGGACACATTGCATTCGTACAGGAAAAAATCGTCTTTGGAATTTCAAATGAAGAGATGAACATTCCGAAAAATTACGAGCTGCTTTTTAGTGCTGGAACGAAACCGACAGAATGGGAAGTAACGCCTCCATCATTTGCCGAGCTTGCAGAGGTCTTGACGGAGCAAAAAACGAGAATCAAAAATTTTATTCCAGGACGTTTGCATGAAAAACTGCCAACTCCATTTACAAATCGAGGAGGCATTACATTTTACACAGTTGGTGAGGCATTTTTATTCAGCTTTTACCATGAAGCATTACACATCGAAACGATTAAGCGATTATATCGAGCTATTTCTTCATATTCCGGCAATCTACAGCAGAAATAA
- a CDS encoding fumarylacetoacetate hydrolase family protein, whose protein sequence is MKTLQKVQTIVRYQNHDKVFYGIVEDDEIIQLSSGFTEIVNNQLKYDDVRVKYSDVKILEPVTPSKIINFGWTYAGHAEETGGEANRNEPFLFLKPTSSLIPDQSEIILPSSELTNQVEMEGEVALVIGKRGKNIKEAEALDYVFGCTIFNDVTARDLTQTDPQFTRGKGFDTFGPLGPCIVTGIDPTNLGIVTTLNGKVVQEGNTNQISFSLPFLISWISQVMTLEPGDVIATGSPSGSCPMKSGDTVVVEVEHIGKLCNHVK, encoded by the coding sequence ATGAAGACATTACAAAAAGTACAAACTATTGTTCGTTATCAAAACCATGATAAAGTATTTTATGGGATTGTTGAGGATGACGAAATTATACAATTGTCTAGTGGTTTTACTGAAATTGTAAACAATCAACTGAAATATGATGATGTAAGAGTTAAATATAGTGATGTAAAGATTTTGGAGCCAGTGACCCCTTCGAAAATCATTAATTTTGGCTGGACATATGCTGGACATGCAGAAGAGACTGGAGGAGAGGCTAATCGCAATGAGCCATTCCTGTTTTTAAAACCAACGTCTTCTTTGATTCCAGATCAGAGTGAAATTATTCTTCCATCAAGTGAATTAACCAACCAGGTAGAAATGGAGGGGGAAGTAGCACTTGTTATTGGTAAACGGGGTAAAAATATAAAAGAAGCAGAGGCATTGGATTATGTTTTTGGTTGTACAATCTTTAATGATGTAACCGCAAGAGACCTTACTCAAACCGATCCACAGTTTACGCGAGGTAAAGGTTTTGATACTTTTGGTCCGTTGGGGCCGTGTATTGTCACAGGAATAGATCCAACTAATTTAGGAATTGTTACAACTTTAAATGGAAAAGTTGTACAAGAGGGGAATACTAATCAGATATCATTTTCCTTGCCTTTCCTTATCAGCTGGATTTCACAAGTTATGACACTTGAGCCAGGTGATGTCATTGCTACTGGCTCACCTTCAGGGAGTTGTCCTATGAAATCGGGAGATACAGTAGTAGTTGAAGTGGAGCATATTGGTAAACTGTGCAACCATGTAAAGTAG